The DNA window GGTGGCGCGCTAGCTGGCCTAGTGAACGACTGCGGCTACCCGGTAGTAGCAATAACCGCCAGAAGCCAGGAAACGCTCGCAGCTATATCTAAGGCAACCGCGCTTCCGGTCTGTTTTGATAATGTCGAAGCAGCTGCCCAAGCTGATTTAATCCTGCTCACTGTTCCTGACCGGATTCTGCCTGTGGTACTGGATGAACTCATTGCCGGCAAGCGCTTGCGGCTTGGACAAGTTCTCTTGCACACTAGCGGCGTATTAGCAGGCGAAGCATTGGCACCGGCCCGCCAATTTGGAGTTGCGGTCGGCTCGATGCATCCACTGCAAAGCTTCGCCGATAGGGAAACTGCGCGAAAGAATATTCCGGGCAGCCCCTTTGCTATCGATGGTGACGCCGCTGCAGTTGACGCTGCCAGCCGACTGGTAAATGACCTTGGCGGAACAATACTGCGGGTGCCGCCGGAAGAACGGGTTCTGTATCATGCCGCCGCTTGTATTGCTTCAAACTATTTGGTGGCGCTACTGCATACGGCGGAAAAACTGCTGATGCGCTGGACCAGTGATGAGAGTGCAGCGTTGCAATCCCTGCTGCCATTGGTTAAGGGAACACTTCGTAATGTGGCACAGCAGGGAACTGCCTCCGCTCTTACCGGTCCGATTGTCCGTGGCGATTCGTCCACTGTGGCACGGCACCTCCAGGCTCTGCCAGAGGATTTCAAGACAGTTTATCAGATTTTGGGGCAGGAAACATTAAAATTGGTTGGCAACCGCATCCCGCTATCTCAGCGAGAAACCATCGCTCAACTACTGGGTGCGTCTACATTTAAAGAGACTAAATAGGAGGTTAAATAATGTCAAACAAACGAATTACTACTGCTACTATTCGGGAAAAAAAGTCCAAAGGTGAAGTTATTACCATGCTGACAGCTTATGACGCCGCATTTGCCCGACTACTGGATGAGGCTGGCGTGGACATGTTATTGGTCGGCGACTCTTTAGGCAATACCATGCTGG is part of the Veillonellaceae bacterium genome and encodes:
- a CDS encoding DUF2520 domain-containing protein, whose protein sequence is MSKPSIAILGGGRLGGALAGLVNDCGYPVVAITARSQETLAAISKATALPVCFDNVEAAAQADLILLTVPDRILPVVLDELIAGKRLRLGQVLLHTSGVLAGEALAPARQFGVAVGSMHPLQSFADRETARKNIPGSPFAIDGDAAAVDAASRLVNDLGGTILRVPPEERVLYHAAACIASNYLVALLHTAEKLLMRWTSDESAALQSLLPLVKGTLRNVAQQGTASALTGPIVRGDSSTVARHLQALPEDFKTVYQILGQETLKLVGNRIPLSQRETIAQLLGASTFKETK